In Macaca thibetana thibetana isolate TM-01 chromosome 8, ASM2454274v1, whole genome shotgun sequence, one DNA window encodes the following:
- the LOC126961296 gene encoding ferritin heavy chain, whose amino-acid sequence MTTASTSQVRQNYHQDSEAAINRQINLELYASYVYLSMSYYFDRDDVALKNFAKYFLHQSHEEREHAEKLMKLQNQRGGRIFLQDIKKPDYDDWESGLNAMECALHLEKNVNQSLLELHKLATDKNDPHLCDFIETHYLNEQVKAIKELGDHVTNLRKMGAPESGLAEYLFDKHTLGDSDNES is encoded by the coding sequence ATGACGACCGCGTCCACCTCGCAGGTGCGCCAGAACTACCACCAGGACTCAGAGGCCGCCATCAACCGCCAGATCAACCTGGAGCTCTACGCTTCCTACGTTTACCTGTCCATGTCTTACTACTTTGACCGCGATGATGTGGCTTTGAAGAACTTTGCCAAATACTTTCTTCACCAATCTCATGAGGAAAGGGAACATGCCGAGAAACTGATGAAGCTGCAGAACCAACGAGGTGGCCGAATCTTCCTTCAGGATATTAAGAAACCAGACTATGACGACTGGGAGAGCGGGCTGAATGCAATGGAGTGTGctttacatttggaaaaaaatgtgaatcAGTCACTACTGGAACTGCACAAACTGGCCACTGACAAAAATGACCCCCATTTGTGTGACTTCATTGAGACACATTACCTGAATGAGCAGGTGAAAGCCATCAAAGAATTGGGTGACCACGTGACCAACTTGCGCAAGATGGGAGCACCCGAATCTGGCTTGGCAGAGTATCTCTTTGACAAGCACACCCTGGGAGACAGTGATAATGAAAGCTAA